The Fusarium oxysporum Fo47 chromosome II, complete sequence genome includes a region encoding these proteins:
- a CDS encoding Endonuclease/exonuclease/phosphatase, with protein MYPQHSGQGQHARLNGAGRGIPNLLYNYQHTQHQHPSQTQHHQGLQHDHGMPNANGLGHHSTFTPGVLSNSSPFNPNALQNGHSAGNRGQPPPNEMWQEQLRMQKDAERAHSAMTDQQQPHYYARLRASENRGIGPPPSASLRAHPDDEDDGVDRRRPLAIEKEATRQDWHNLDMSGQGLRNLAPELFKYKFLNELFIASNKLTRLPNAIGELRALRHLDASFNQIIEIPPEIGMCTYLKNLLLFNNNIQTLPNELGSLHLLEMLGIEGNPLDADVKHKIMEEGTKSLIHTLKENTPMPIPPTPRRPIVIQEDVSPSLERIKVFSWNILCDKYATPQTYGYTPTRALDWEYRKGCILEELRIRDADFLALQEVSTDAFKEDLSPELAQMDYKGVHWPKSRAKTMSEKDAQSVDGCAVFYKQSKFILLDKQLIEFATIAINRPDMKNQHDVFNRVMPKDNIAVICFFESRLTGARVILVNAHLTWDSALADVKVIQTGILMEHVTKLAEKYARWPAVKDKKMIVLPMGDDEVPVPQAEPGPSQEYRTNTEIPLLVCGDFNSTEDSSVYELMSMGRVPPDHLELSSFQYGSFTRDGIEHPFSLRDAYAHIKNTADEMPFTNYTPGFADVIDYIWYSTNTLEVVDLLGPPDPEYLKRIPAFPYWHFPADHIQIMSEFVIKGRKEKKHLPDREPDFGPGSRG; from the exons ATGTATCCTCAACACTCCGGGCAGGGTCAACATGCTCGGCTCAACGGCGCCGGGCGAGGCATCCCGAACTTGCTATACAACTATCAGCAtacccaacatcaacacccttctcaaacacaacaccaccaaggaCTTCAACACGACCATGGAATGCCCAACGCCAATGGCTTAGGCCATCACTCAACCTTTACCCCAGGCGTACTCTCTAACTCGAGTCCCTTCAACCCGAATGCGCTTCAGAATGGCCATTCTGCAGGAAACCGAGGACAGCCACCCCCGAACGAGATGTGGCAGGAGCAATTGCGAATGCAAAAAGACGCTGAACGAGCGCATTCTGCCATGACCgatcaacaacaaccgcACTACTATGCTAGGCTCAGAGCGTCGGAAAATAGAGGAATTGGTCCCCCACCATCAGCTAGCCTACGTGCCCACCcggacgacgaagacgatggcgTTGATAGGAGACGACCCTTGGCTATTGAGAAGGAGGCAACACGGCAGGACTGGCACAATCTGGATATGAGTGGGCAGGGGTTGCGAAACTTGGCTCCGGAGCTTTTCAAGTACAAGTTCTTGAACGAGCTCTTCATTGCCTCAAACAAACTGACACGACTACCGAACGCGATTGGAGAACTACGAGCATTGCGCCACCTTGACGCCTCCTTCAACCAGATAATCGAAATCCCCCCCGAGATCGGAATGTGCACCTATCTCAAGAACCTGTTACTTTTCAATAATAACATCCAAACATTACCGAACGAACTTGGATCACTGCACCTTCTGGAGATGCTCGGCATCGAGGGCAACCCATTGGACGCGGATGTGAAACATAAAATCATGGAGGAGGGTACAAAGAGTCTGATACATACGCTGAAGGAAAATACTCCTA TGCCCATTCCTCCCACACCCCGGAGGCCCATCGTTATACAGGAGGACGTGTCACCCAGTCTGGAGAGGATCAAGGTTTTCTCGTGGAACATTCTTTGCGACAAGTATGCGACACCCCAGACTTACGGTTATACGCCCACCCGTGCCCTCGACTGGGAGTATCGTAAAGGATGTATCCTGGAAGAACTCCGAATCAGGGATGCGGATTTCCTTGCTCTCCAGGAGGTATCAACAGATGCTTTCAAGGAGGATCTCAGCCCGGAACTTGCTCAGATGGATTACAAGGGTGTCCATTGGCCCAAATCACGAGCCAAGACCATGTCAGAGAAGGATGCACAGTCTGTTGACGGTTGTGCCGTCTTTTACAAGCAGAGCAAGTTCATTCTTCTTGATAAGCAGCTTATCGAATTCGCCACGATTGCCATCAACCGACCCGACATGAAGAACCAGCACGACGTTTTCAACCGTGTGATGCCCAAGGACAATATTGCTGTTATTTGCTTCTTTGAGTCTCGTCTCACTGGAGCTCGAGTTATCCTGGTCAACGCCCATCTCACGTGGGACTCTGCCTTGGCCGATGTCAAGGTTATCCAAACTGGTATTCTCATGGAACATGTTACGAAGCTTGCAGAGAAGTACGCGAGGTGGCCAGCTGTTAAGGACAAAAAGATGATTGTGCTACCGATGGGAGACGATGAGGTACCTGTGCCCCAAGCCGAGCCAGGTCCCAGCCAAGAGTATCGCACCAATACCGAAATTCCTCTGCTGGTCTGCGGTGATTTCAACTCCACAGAAGACTCTTCAGTATATGAGCTGATGTCTATGGGACGCGTACCACCTGACCACTTAGAATTGAGCAGCTTCCAGTATGGTAGCTTCACGCGAGACGGTATTGAACACCCCTTCAGCCTCCGAGACGCCTACGCCCACATCAAAAACACTGCCGACGAAATGCCATTCACCAACTATACGCCTGGATTTGCCGATGTCATTGATTACATCTGGTACTCTACGAATACACTGGAGGTAGTAGACCTTCTTGGACCCCCTGACCCCGAATACCTGAAGCGAATTCCCGCCTTCCCTTACTGGCACTTCCCCGCAGATCACATCCAGATTATGTCTGAGTTCGTGATCAAGGGCcggaaggagaagaagcaccTCCCCGATCGTGAACCGGACTTCGGCCCCGGATCACGCGGCTAA
- a CDS encoding mitochondrial carrier domain-containing protein, whose product MNNRRNDVPGYGTGILPALPPDVVLPDRDPRSNAATAASAAGVRALSTQLIAFYFRAPAKAFFRTRVDYLAYARTIHQAQTELMMKAAANDPSASRLNVFMRQSWLLLRSTTPGVLTSAIRHQGWGIIPNQILPPLIANVGVGAVLYTSYLQILGRLHEESGQARKRVYPPPHPMHTFTAGLLAGGLQSVVAAPLDAIQARYDHRDLMPNDGSGKPRSMWAFSAEKLREIGLRGIFAGWGLSLAKDSLGSAIFFSTFEYVKAQGYYRFVTWYYGGLAEDIVDVLAMKRPTHEHRQEEGMRLIRPHYALEPMFLLLGGISASFTQQILLHPLTHFQVKHWDHLEDLDEKAARLRASRVANPEKPRRRWRMLRAYYHAYQESLAVCRGEAAAEGLTLTKWLYRGFWWNAIRQVPSTSAGLIIFELIRRKYGLGQEEVRITKDGYDILLH is encoded by the coding sequence ATGAACAATCGTCGAAATGACGTCCCGGGCTATGGAACCGGAATCCTCCCGGCGTTACCTCCCGACGTTGTGCTTCCAGACCGTGATCCTAGAAGCAATGCCGCAACTGCCGCTTCAGCAGCTGGTGTTCGTGCCTTGAGCACTCAACTCATCGCTTTCTACTTTCGTGCTCCTGCCAAGGCTTTCTTTAGAACGCGTGTGGATTATCTGGCTTATGCGAGGACTATTCATCAGGCGCAGACGGAGCTTATGATGAAAGCTGCTGCGAATGATCCCTCTGCTTCTCGACTCAATGTGTTTATGCGACAGAGTTggttgttgctgagaagTACGACACCTGGAGTTTTGACGTCGGCTATTAGACACCAAGGATGGGGAATTATACCGAATCAGATTTTACCGCCTCTTATTGCGAATGTTGGGGTCGGAGCCGTGCTGTACACAAGTTATCTCCAAATTCTAGGACGACTTCATGAAGAGAGCGGACAAGCGCGGAAGAGAGTGTATCCACCACCTCATCCAATGCATACCTTCACAGCTGGATTGCTTGCAGGCGGACTTCAGAGTGTTGTGGCTGCGCCCCTAGATGCCATCCAAGCACGGTACGACCATCGAGATTTAATGCCAAACGATGGCAGCGGGAAACCTCGGAGTATGTGGGCTTTTAGCGCAGAGAAGCTTCGCGAGATTGGACTCAGGGGTATTTTTGCAGGATGGGGCCTATCACTCGCGAAGGATAGTCTTGGAAGCGCTATATTCTTCAGTACATTCGAGTACGTCAAGGCTCAAGGCTACTATCGCTTCGTTACGTGGTACTATGGAGGCTTGGCTGAGGATATCGTCGACGTACTCGCCATGAAGCGTCCTACACACGAGcatcgacaagaagaaggaatgAGGCTTATTCGACCTCATTATGCCCTTGAGCccatgtttcttcttctcggtggTATCAGCGCTTCATTTACTCAACAGATTCTCCTGCACCCTTTGACACACTTCCAGGTCAAGCACTGGGATCACCTTGAAGACCTCGACGAAAAAGCCGCCAGGCTTCGTGCTTCCCGAGTTGCAAACCCCGAAAAGCCGCGTCGACGATGGAGGATGCTACGAGCCTACTACCACGCATACCAAGAATCACTTGCCGTATGTCGAGGGGAGGCAGCAGCCGAAGGACTGACTTTAACGAAATGGCTATATCGAGGATTCTGGTGGAACGCGATACGGCAGGTTCCCAGCACGAGTGCGGGATTGATCATCTTTGAGTTGATACGGCGCAAGTATGGACTTGGGCAAGAAGAAGTGAGAATTACAAAGGATGGGTATGACATTCTGCTTCACTAG